The following coding sequences are from one Candidatus Alcyoniella australis window:
- a CDS encoding alkaline phosphatase family protein, with amino-acid sequence MSGTVAVIGLDGATFDLIDPLVRSGRLPHISRMIDHGARGELNSTIHPLTPQAWASMATGTNPGRHGVFDFGQRKPGSYNIELVTAAQRHGEALWETASRHGKSVGVINMPLSWPFRPVNGFMLGDMHAPSVKLGTYPDEFWREVLEICPDYRLDVMRHWYDGEQPFIQDVEQLDRVHCATCLGLFERYRPQLFVPVLLGIDRTSHAFFGRLDLEADDLGINDPAAASIVRAYEQADSFVGAMLDMLGPDDTLLLISDHGFGRLERDVNLNHALIQAGLLCFDPQLVRRAAEQYVEPEHDDDPRHAWHAGLVTGPLQALPQSDAAIAQGRIDPRLRSFETVDWPRTRAFAHGLFGNVSINLRGREPQGAVWPGRDYHLAREELRELLAGLVDPDDGLPIVDKVWFCDELYDGPQLHAAPDIVLRMRDYAYITRGACEFLADQLVVQPVIPHTGNHRQNGILIAHGRGIEAGTRLQGASLIDIAPTVLHLLGLPVPAQCDGRLLEPLAGASAAVQYEPAAIQRDLEPPSREQNEQIRQRLAGLGYMV; translated from the coding sequence ATGTCTGGCACAGTAGCAGTCATCGGCCTGGACGGCGCGACGTTCGACCTGATCGACCCCTTGGTCCGTTCGGGGCGGTTGCCGCACATCAGCCGGATGATCGACCACGGAGCGCGGGGCGAGCTGAACTCGACGATCCACCCGCTGACGCCCCAGGCCTGGGCCAGCATGGCCACGGGGACCAACCCCGGCCGTCACGGCGTGTTCGACTTTGGCCAGCGCAAACCGGGCTCCTACAACATCGAGCTGGTCACTGCGGCGCAGCGTCACGGCGAGGCGCTGTGGGAAACCGCCTCACGCCACGGCAAGAGCGTCGGCGTGATAAATATGCCGCTTTCTTGGCCTTTTAGGCCGGTCAACGGTTTCATGCTCGGTGACATGCACGCGCCCTCGGTCAAGCTCGGGACCTATCCGGACGAATTCTGGCGAGAGGTGCTCGAGATCTGTCCGGATTACCGGCTGGACGTGATGCGTCACTGGTACGACGGCGAGCAGCCCTTTATCCAGGACGTGGAGCAGCTCGATAGGGTGCATTGCGCGACCTGTTTGGGATTGTTCGAGCGCTATCGTCCGCAACTGTTCGTACCCGTGCTGCTGGGGATCGACCGCACGTCCCACGCCTTTTTCGGTCGGCTGGACCTTGAGGCCGACGACCTGGGGATCAACGACCCGGCGGCCGCGTCGATCGTGCGCGCCTACGAGCAGGCCGACAGCTTTGTCGGCGCGATGCTCGACATGCTTGGCCCGGACGATACCCTGCTGTTGATCAGCGACCACGGCTTCGGCCGACTCGAGCGCGACGTGAACCTCAACCACGCGCTGATCCAGGCCGGACTGCTGTGCTTCGACCCGCAATTGGTGCGTCGCGCGGCTGAGCAATACGTGGAACCCGAGCACGATGACGACCCGCGTCACGCGTGGCACGCGGGGCTGGTGACCGGGCCGCTGCAAGCGCTGCCGCAGTCCGATGCGGCGATTGCCCAGGGCCGGATCGATCCGCGGCTGCGCAGTTTCGAGACCGTGGACTGGCCGCGCACGCGCGCCTTTGCCCACGGCCTGTTCGGCAACGTCTCGATCAATCTGCGAGGCCGGGAGCCCCAGGGCGCGGTCTGGCCCGGCCGCGATTATCACCTCGCGCGGGAGGAACTGCGCGAGCTGCTCGCCGGGCTGGTCGATCCGGACGACGGTCTGCCGATCGTGGACAAGGTTTGGTTTTGCGACGAGCTGTACGACGGGCCGCAGTTGCACGCGGCACCGGATATCGTGCTGCGGATGCGCGACTACGCCTACATCACGCGCGGCGCGTGCGAGTTCCTTGCCGATCAGCTCGTCGTTCAACCGGTGATTCCGCACACGGGAAATCATCGGCAGAACGGCATACTGATCGCTCACGGCCGCGGGATCGAGGCCGGGACGCGCTTGCAGGGCGCTTCGCTGATCGACATCGCGCCGACCGTTCTGCATTTGCTGGGCCTGCCCGTGCCCGCGCAGTGCGACGGACGGCTGCTCGAGCCGCTGGCGGGCGCGAGCGCTGCGGTCCAGTACGAGCCCGCGGCAATCCAGCGCGACCTCGAACCTCCGAGTCGCGAACAGAACGAACAGATTCGGCAACGGCTCGCCGGATTGGGATATATGGTCTGA
- a CDS encoding MBOAT family O-acyltransferase, with protein MSWIVTGFALFVCLVWAVFMLLPARLRGHWMLLASLCYFALEGWRSLLLVAAMLLWVWLLGLLVGRGRPRLGVGLGVAGLLAILAVGKYSQWLLGMSGSLAATLGLQEFSSPQWLAPLGLSYFVFRMISYLADVSYGRIQTAGPLRLAGYVLFFPTLPAGPIERFGAFDPQAVAGARPTFDDLRVGLGRVAAGLFKKLVLADTFWELGRALKYADETPTALLWLALYAYTLHIYFDFSGYSDMAIGIARLFGIRIRENFDWPYARTNIADFWRHWHMSLTAFITEYIYYPLGGNRSGQLRAGINTLIAMGLCGMWHGSGWHFLAWGLYHGAGLTIYRLWRNLRKQHGLYRPQSTWRKYASWLLTLNFVALGWVMFLLPFKEALSAYLALLGIQGVQFR; from the coding sequence ATGAGCTGGATCGTCACGGGCTTCGCGCTGTTCGTCTGCCTGGTGTGGGCGGTCTTCATGCTGCTGCCCGCGCGGCTGCGCGGCCATTGGATGCTGCTCGCCTCACTGTGCTACTTCGCGCTCGAGGGCTGGCGCTCGCTGCTGCTGGTGGCGGCCATGCTGCTCTGGGTCTGGCTGTTGGGGCTGCTCGTGGGCCGCGGCAGGCCCAGGCTCGGCGTGGGACTCGGGGTCGCCGGACTGCTGGCGATCTTGGCGGTCGGTAAATATTCCCAGTGGCTGCTCGGGATGTCCGGATCGCTGGCCGCGACGCTTGGACTACAGGAGTTCAGCTCGCCGCAGTGGCTGGCGCCCCTGGGCCTGAGCTACTTCGTGTTTCGCATGATCAGCTATCTGGCCGACGTGTCCTACGGCCGGATCCAGACCGCGGGGCCGCTGCGTTTGGCGGGCTACGTGCTGTTCTTCCCGACCCTGCCCGCCGGTCCCATCGAGCGCTTCGGCGCGTTCGACCCCCAGGCCGTAGCGGGCGCGCGTCCGACCTTCGACGATCTGCGCGTGGGCCTGGGCCGCGTGGCCGCGGGCCTGTTTAAAAAGCTGGTGCTGGCCGACACGTTCTGGGAGCTGGGCCGGGCGCTGAAGTATGCGGATGAGACGCCCACGGCCCTGCTGTGGTTGGCGCTCTACGCCTACACCCTGCACATCTACTTCGATTTCTCGGGCTACTCGGACATGGCGATCGGCATCGCGCGCCTGTTCGGAATCCGCATCCGCGAGAACTTCGATTGGCCCTACGCCCGGACCAACATCGCCGATTTCTGGCGGCATTGGCACATGAGCCTCACGGCTTTCATCACCGAGTACATCTACTATCCACTGGGCGGCAATCGCAGCGGGCAGCTGCGGGCCGGGATCAACACCTTGATCGCCATGGGGCTGTGCGGGATGTGGCACGGCTCGGGCTGGCATTTCCTGGCCTGGGGCCTGTACCACGGCGCGGGGCTGACGATCTATCGCCTGTGGCGCAACCTGCGCAAACAACACGGCCTGTACCGGCCGCAGTCGACCTGGCGCAAATACGCCTCGTGGCTGCTGACCTTGAACTTCGTTGCCCTGGGCTGGGTGATGTTCCTGCTGCCGTTTAAAGAGGCGCTGAGCGCCTACTTGGCGCTGCTGGGAATCCAGGGGGTGCAGTTCAGATGA
- a CDS encoding phosphodiester glycosidase family protein produces MDDKRDKHDLKDDRVDESGDDEGHTEKLWKELERDEESVESKDPSWIDRSQEVPQTSPGDASIDINAIGLQLRRGQPPRREPPQPPRTVLKPKAKRSDKSASAKLFGGLIKLVLTLLLLAALTAVPMYFLAPEPSYRLVVMIKDNLLKYRGDAGGNLEIVKRGVWQQVAPAMEVRSIKLKRSRNITGVTLECVRMRLGEYNFHVLQLEGYKQSTYASKLRSNMGAVMLINGGFYNEQGQPLGMLLINNQERSHLVTRGELGGVVAIKGQTLELVDRQGFRTYKYEDAVQTGPWLVRAGRQMTEFKNPWLVDRRSAICTSGQYVIFVTTDAVINGLSFSELSHMLARPEDRGGLGCVDALNLDGGSSAMLAWAGDKDKGAVRGFSKTPVLISAFSMH; encoded by the coding sequence GCTGTGGAAGGAGCTCGAACGCGACGAGGAGTCGGTCGAATCCAAAGACCCGTCCTGGATCGACCGTTCCCAGGAGGTTCCACAGACCAGCCCCGGCGATGCGTCGATCGATATCAATGCGATCGGACTGCAGTTGCGTCGCGGGCAGCCGCCGCGACGCGAGCCGCCACAGCCGCCCCGCACCGTGCTCAAGCCCAAGGCCAAACGCTCGGATAAATCGGCGAGCGCGAAATTGTTCGGCGGGCTGATCAAGCTGGTGCTGACACTGCTGTTGCTCGCGGCGCTGACCGCGGTGCCGATGTATTTCCTCGCCCCGGAACCCAGCTACCGTTTGGTGGTGATGATCAAGGATAACTTGCTCAAGTATCGCGGCGACGCCGGTGGCAATCTAGAGATCGTCAAGCGCGGAGTTTGGCAGCAAGTGGCCCCGGCCATGGAGGTGCGCAGCATCAAGCTCAAGCGCAGCAGAAACATAACCGGAGTTACGCTGGAGTGCGTACGGATGCGGCTGGGCGAGTACAACTTCCACGTACTACAGCTCGAAGGCTACAAGCAATCGACTTACGCCTCGAAGCTGCGCAGCAACATGGGCGCCGTGATGCTGATCAACGGCGGGTTCTACAACGAACAGGGCCAGCCGCTGGGCATGCTGCTGATCAACAACCAGGAGCGCAGCCACCTGGTGACCCGCGGAGAGCTCGGCGGTGTTGTGGCGATCAAGGGTCAAACGCTGGAGCTGGTCGATCGCCAGGGTTTCCGCACCTACAAGTACGAGGACGCGGTGCAGACCGGCCCGTGGCTGGTGCGCGCCGGCCGCCAGATGACCGAGTTTAAAAATCCCTGGCTGGTCGATCGACGCTCGGCGATCTGCACCAGCGGCCAATACGTGATCTTTGTTACCACCGACGCGGTGATCAACGGGCTGTCGTTCAGCGAGCTGAGCCACATGCTCGCCCGGCCCGAGGATCGCGGCGGCCTGGGCTGCGTCGACGCGTTAAACCTCGACGGCGGCAGCTCGGCGATGCTCGCCTGGGCCGGCGATAAGGACAAAGGCGCGGTGCGCGGCTTCAGCAAAACCCCGGTACTGATCAGCGCCTTCAGCATGCACTGA